DNA sequence from the Candidatus Brocadiia bacterium genome:
CGAGAAGTATGAACATATTTTCGCGATGCTGATAACTATGGCACGAAAGGCAGATAGTTTCTGCAAATAACGAAGAAGGTGCGAAGATAAATGACGAAATGATAGACGCTCGGTTTGTTCGTTGCGCGCTCGACTCGTCCATCGTACAACCGTCCTTTCGTCCGTCGTATAACGATATGCCTGATAAAATAAAACTACTGGTGGTGGAAGATACGGATGCGGATTTCCGCCTGGTCGTCGAATACCTCAAGGAATCCCGCCTGTCATCATTTGAAACCACGCGCGCCAAGACCCTTTCAGAGGCGCTCCAAGCCATTTCCGCCAACAAGTTCCAGGCCGCATTGACGGACCTGGGCCTGCCCGACAGCCAGGGATTAACCATCGTAGATAACATCTCCAAAGCCGATCCGGATATCGCCATCATCGTCCTGACCGGTCTGGACGATGACAAACTGGGCTTAGACGCGCTAAATAAAAGGGCGCAGGATTACATAGCCAAGGGCCGCCTGCAAGCCGAGATTCTGGACAAAAGCATCCGCTATGCCATCGAACGCAAACGGACCGAAGACCAGCTCAGGAAATCGGAACTCAAGTTCCGGGCCATCTTCGATTCCGCCCCCTGCGGTATAATGATTCTGGACGAAGAGCGCCGGGTGCATTCGGTTAACCGGGTAATAGAAAATGCTTTCAACATTTCCAGCGCCAAAGTGCACAACAAACGGGGCGGCGAGGCGCTCAACTGCATCCATTCCTTTGAAACACCCGAAGGCTGCGGTTTCTCCCAGGCCTGTAAGGAATGCATCATCAGGAAAAACGCCGTTTATTCGCTCCAAAACAAGGAATCCTATCGCAGCAAAACTACCCTGTCGCTGTTGAACGAAGGAGTCGTCCAGGACCGCACCGTCCTGATCAGCTCGGCGCCCATAGAATACGACGGCAAACAGCGGGCCGTTATCATCCTCGAAGACATCACCGAGATGAACGAACTGCGCCGGCGGCTTAAGGCCGAGCATTCCTTTGCCGGCATCATCGGCAAAGACCCCAAGATGCTCGACCTCTATGACGCCGTCAGGGAACTGGCCGAATCCAACGCCTCGGTCATGCTCCAGGGCGAAAGCGGCACCGGCAAGGAACTGGTCGCCCTGGCCCTGCATAACGAAGGCCTGCGCTCCGACCGGCAGTTCGTGGCCGTCAACTGCGGCGCCCTGCCGGACAACCTGCTGGAAAGCGAACTATTCGGCCACGTCAAGGGCGCCTTTACCGGCGCCGTCCGCGACAAAAAAGGACGCTTCGAACTGGCCGACGGCGGCACCATATTCCTCGATGAAATCGGCGACCTCAGCCCGGCCATGCAGGTAAAACTCCTGCGCGTACTCCAGGACGGCTCTTTTGAGCCGGTCGGTTCCGAAAAGACATTAAAAGTGGACGTCCGGGTCATCTGCGCCACCAACAAATCACTCAAACAGGAGATAGCCGCCGGCCGGTTTCGCGAAGACCTCTTTTACCGGCTGTGCGTCATACCCATAACCCTGCCGCCCCTGCGGGAAAGGCTTAACGACATACCGCTGATAGCCGAATACCTGCTGGAACGCTTTGCCCAGGAGGCCAAATCAAACAAAGCCGTACTGACGCCGGAGGCAATGAGCATACTTCTGGACCATAACTGGCCCGGCAACGTCCGTGAGCTCCAGAATGCGCTTCAGCTGGCAATAATTAAATCCCAAAACGGCAATATCCGGCCGGAACACCTGCCCCGGAGCATCTACCAGCCGGCCGCGGGCCAAAGCGCCGCAACCGGCACATCAAAATCCGGAACTGGCAAACGCCGCCGCCGATGCAAGGTCGAATCAGCCGACGCCATAGAACACGCACTCAAACAGGCCAAGGGCAACAAAATCAAGGCCGCCGAAATACTCAACATCTCACGGGCCACGTTATACCGGTGCCTGGACAGGAAGAAATAACAGTCTAAACAGTTTATAGAGTCGAGAGTCTATAGAGTCAGATTCTTAACTCCTTAGTGCCAGTAGGAGTATACGACGTACTGGCACTTATCCCGCATAGCGGGGCTAGACTCCACAAACCCTTTAGACTCTTTAGACTCATTCTATATAGCCCTTTATCCACACATTCGTTGATGTGAACACGCCCGATTTAGTTATCATCACTCGAACCTGTCTAAGAGTATCCGTGGCTAACATACACTCCTTATAGGCGTTATTATTGTTTCCTGGAGTGTTTTGCCAGATGAAATGTATGGTCGAACTACTGAAATCAGTACCTGTTCTACGACCGAGCACGGTCAGTATCTGCTCCATCCCGACCGGGACGGACA
Encoded proteins:
- a CDS encoding sigma 54-interacting transcriptional regulator, yielding MIDARFVRCALDSSIVQPSFRPSYNDMPDKIKLLVVEDTDADFRLVVEYLKESRLSSFETTRAKTLSEALQAISANKFQAALTDLGLPDSQGLTIVDNISKADPDIAIIVLTGLDDDKLGLDALNKRAQDYIAKGRLQAEILDKSIRYAIERKRTEDQLRKSELKFRAIFDSAPCGIMILDEERRVHSVNRVIENAFNISSAKVHNKRGGEALNCIHSFETPEGCGFSQACKECIIRKNAVYSLQNKESYRSKTTLSLLNEGVVQDRTVLISSAPIEYDGKQRAVIILEDITEMNELRRRLKAEHSFAGIIGKDPKMLDLYDAVRELAESNASVMLQGESGTGKELVALALHNEGLRSDRQFVAVNCGALPDNLLESELFGHVKGAFTGAVRDKKGRFELADGGTIFLDEIGDLSPAMQVKLLRVLQDGSFEPVGSEKTLKVDVRVICATNKSLKQEIAAGRFREDLFYRLCVIPITLPPLRERLNDIPLIAEYLLERFAQEAKSNKAVLTPEAMSILLDHNWPGNVRELQNALQLAIIKSQNGNIRPEHLPRSIYQPAAGQSAATGTSKSGTGKRRRRCKVESADAIEHALKQAKGNKIKAAEILNISRATLYRCLDRKK